A region of Lichenibacterium dinghuense DNA encodes the following proteins:
- the dnaJ gene encoding molecular chaperone DnaJ yields the protein MAKRDFYDLLGVSKTATDAELKSAFRKTAMQCHPDRNPGDKDAEAKFKEVNEAYQVLSDGQKRAAYDRFGHAAFEQGGGGGGAGDGFPSSMADIFDDLFGDMMGRSRGRSGGGGRERGSDLRYNLEISLEDAFKGKTATVKMPISVACDNCTGTGAKPGSKPRTCTTCAGHGRVRAQQGFFAIERTCPACGGRGEVIDNPCPACAGTGRVTRERALSVNVPAGVEDGTRIRLAGEGEAGLRGGPAGDLYIFLSVKPHPFFQRDGADLHCRVPISFVQAALGGEFNVPTLDGADAKVKIPEGTPSGKQFRIRHKGMPVLRSRDVGDLYIQAVVETPQNLTKRQRELLAEFDSISSQKTNPEAAGFFGKMRDFFDNLST from the coding sequence ATGGCCAAACGCGACTTCTACGACCTCCTCGGCGTGAGCAAGACGGCGACCGACGCCGAGCTGAAGAGCGCCTTCCGCAAGACCGCCATGCAGTGCCACCCGGACCGCAACCCGGGCGACAAGGACGCGGAAGCGAAGTTCAAGGAGGTCAACGAGGCCTACCAGGTGCTCTCGGACGGCCAGAAGCGCGCCGCCTACGACCGCTTCGGCCACGCGGCCTTCGAGCAGGGCGGCGGCGGCGGGGGGGCGGGGGATGGCTTCCCGTCCTCCATGGCCGACATCTTCGACGACCTGTTCGGCGACATGATGGGCCGCTCGCGCGGCCGCTCGGGCGGCGGCGGGCGCGAGCGCGGCTCCGACCTGCGCTACAACCTCGAGATCAGCCTCGAGGACGCCTTCAAGGGCAAGACCGCGACGGTGAAGATGCCGATCTCGGTCGCCTGCGACAACTGCACCGGCACGGGCGCCAAGCCCGGCTCGAAGCCGCGCACCTGCACGACCTGCGCGGGACACGGCCGCGTGCGGGCCCAGCAGGGCTTCTTCGCCATCGAGCGCACCTGCCCGGCCTGCGGCGGCCGCGGCGAGGTCATCGACAACCCGTGCCCGGCCTGCGCCGGCACGGGCCGCGTCACCCGCGAGCGGGCGCTCAGCGTCAACGTGCCGGCCGGCGTCGAGGACGGCACGCGCATCCGCCTCGCGGGGGAGGGGGAGGCGGGCCTGCGCGGTGGCCCGGCCGGCGACCTCTACATCTTCCTGTCGGTGAAGCCGCACCCGTTCTTCCAGCGCGACGGGGCGGACCTCCACTGCCGCGTGCCCATCTCCTTCGTGCAGGCGGCGCTCGGCGGCGAGTTCAACGTGCCGACGCTCGATGGCGCGGACGCCAAGGTGAAGATCCCGGAGGGCACGCCGTCCGGCAAGCAGTTCCGCATCCGCCACAAGGGCATGCCGGTGCTGCGCTCGCGCGACGTCGGCGACCTCTACATCCAGGCCGTTGTCGAGACCCCGCAGAACCTCACCAAGCGCCAGCGCGAGCTGCTGGCCGAGTTCGACTCCATCTCGTCGCAGAAGACCAACCCCGAGGCGGCGGGCTTCTTCGGCAAGATGCGGGACTTCTTCGACAACCTGTCCACCTGA
- a CDS encoding purine-nucleoside phosphorylase yields the protein MTDVDTNIALLAERGVAGPVETAIVLGTGLGPVADALGDAVAVPYADLAGFPAAGVSGHGGRLVVGTWEGARVAVLQGRAHYYETGDPAAMRVPLETLARLGTRHLILTNSAGSLHADWYPGSLALIADHINFSGSNPLIGASGDDRFVGLADAYDRHLRARLKRAAVQAGITALREGVYMWFSGPSFETPAEVKMAKVLGADLVGMSTVPEVILARRLGLRVAALSLITNFATGVGGGNPSHAETKDVALGGSLALKRLLRAYIRARDDA from the coding sequence GTGACCGACGTCGACACCAACATCGCCCTGCTGGCCGAGCGCGGCGTCGCCGGCCCGGTCGAGACCGCGATCGTGCTCGGCACCGGCCTCGGCCCGGTCGCCGACGCGCTGGGGGACGCCGTCGCGGTGCCCTACGCCGACCTCGCCGGCTTCCCGGCCGCGGGCGTGTCGGGCCACGGCGGCCGGCTCGTCGTCGGCACCTGGGAGGGCGCCCGCGTGGCGGTGCTGCAGGGCCGCGCCCACTACTACGAGACCGGCGACCCCGCCGCCATGCGGGTGCCGCTGGAAACCCTGGCGCGGCTCGGCACCCGCCACCTCATCCTCACCAACTCTGCGGGCTCGCTCCACGCCGACTGGTATCCGGGCTCGCTGGCGCTGATCGCGGACCACATCAACTTTTCAGGGTCGAACCCGCTGATCGGCGCCTCGGGCGACGACCGCTTCGTCGGCCTCGCCGACGCCTACGACCGCCACCTCCGCGCGCGGCTGAAGCGCGCCGCAGTGCAGGCCGGCATCACGGCGCTGCGCGAGGGCGTCTACATGTGGTTCTCGGGCCCGTCCTTCGAGACGCCCGCCGAGGTCAAGATGGCCAAGGTGCTCGGCGCCGACCTCGTCGGCATGTCCACCGTGCCCGAGGTGATCCTGGCGCGGCGGCTCGGCCTGCGCGTCGCCGCGCTGTCGCTGATCACCAACTTCGCCACCGGCGTCGGCGGCGGCAACCCGAGCCACGCCGAGACCAAGGACGTGGCGCTCGGCGGCTCGCTCGCGCTGAAGCGCCTGCTGCGCGCCTACATCCGGGCGCGCGACGATGCCTGA
- a CDS encoding thymidine phosphorylase, giving the protein MPDSSKPSALPGEIIRRKRDGEALTAAEIERFVAGIVNGAVSGEQMAAFAMAVFWRGMDRGETVALTESMTLSGAVLDWRACGLSGPVLDKHSTGGIGDDVSLVLAPALAACGAFVPMISGRGLGHTGGTLDKLEAIPGFRTGIDIAEFQEIVCGCGCAIVGAGDDVAPADARLYAVRDVTATVESVPLITASILSKKRAAGLDALVMDVKTGSGAFMAGLDEARALARSLVSVAEGAGLPTTALLTDMDQPLADAAGNAVEVRHAVSILTEGRFDPRVEAVVTALGGEALALGGLADDPADGARRIADALRSGRAAERFAAMVRAQGGPSDLLSRPDHYLPRAPVCRDVHADQHGALEAIDARLVGVAVVGLGGGRTRPGEPVDPSVGFANLAPLGATVGPGARPLGTVMARTEPAAAVAAALLRRACRVGEAAPAPRGPVIERIDAGACA; this is encoded by the coding sequence ATGCCTGACAGTTCGAAACCCTCGGCCCTGCCGGGCGAGATCATCCGCCGCAAGCGCGACGGCGAGGCCCTGACGGCGGCCGAGATCGAGCGCTTCGTCGCCGGCATCGTCAACGGCGCCGTGTCGGGCGAGCAGATGGCGGCCTTCGCCATGGCGGTCTTCTGGCGGGGCATGGACCGGGGCGAGACCGTCGCCCTGACCGAGAGCATGACGCTGTCCGGCGCCGTGCTGGACTGGCGCGCCTGCGGCCTCAGCGGCCCCGTGCTCGACAAGCATTCGACGGGCGGCATCGGCGACGACGTCAGCCTGGTGCTGGCGCCGGCGCTCGCCGCCTGCGGCGCCTTCGTGCCGATGATCTCGGGGCGCGGCCTCGGCCACACCGGCGGCACACTCGACAAGCTCGAGGCCATCCCCGGCTTCCGCACCGGCATCGACATCGCGGAGTTCCAGGAGATCGTGTGCGGCTGCGGCTGCGCCATCGTGGGCGCGGGCGACGACGTCGCCCCGGCGGACGCCCGGCTCTATGCCGTGCGCGACGTCACCGCCACGGTGGAATCCGTGCCGCTCATCACCGCCTCCATCCTGTCGAAGAAGCGCGCGGCCGGGCTCGACGCCCTGGTCATGGACGTGAAGACCGGCTCCGGCGCCTTCATGGCGGGCCTCGACGAGGCCCGCGCCCTGGCGCGCAGCCTCGTGTCCGTGGCGGAGGGCGCCGGCCTGCCCACCACCGCGCTGCTCACCGACATGGACCAGCCGCTCGCCGACGCGGCCGGCAACGCCGTCGAGGTGCGCCACGCCGTGTCGATCCTGACCGAGGGCCGCTTCGACCCCCGCGTCGAGGCCGTCGTGACGGCGCTCGGCGGCGAGGCCCTGGCGCTCGGCGGGCTCGCCGACGACCCCGCCGACGGGGCCCGCCGCATCGCCGACGCCCTGCGCTCCGGCCGCGCCGCCGAGCGCTTCGCCGCCATGGTGCGGGCCCAGGGCGGCCCCTCCGACCTCCTGTCGCGGCCCGACCACTACCTGCCCCGCGCGCCGGTGTGCCGGGACGTCCACGCGGACCAGCATGGCGCGCTGGAGGCGATCGACGCGCGGCTCGTCGGCGTGGCCGTGGTGGGCCTCGGCGGCGGGCGCACCCGGCCCGGCGAACCCGTCGATCCGTCCGTCGGCTTCGCCAACCTCGCGCCGCTCGGCGCCACCGTCGGGCCCGGGGCGCGGCCGCTCGGCACCGTCATGGCCCGCACCGAGCCCGCCGCCGCCGTCGCGGCCGCGCTCCTGCGCCGCGCCTGCCGGGTCGGCGAGGCGGCGCCCGCCCCGCGCGGTCCCGTCATCGAGCGCATCGACGCCGGAGCCTGCGCGTGA
- the ruvA gene encoding Holliday junction branch migration protein RuvA: protein MIGKLRGTVDGVGVETAVIDVGGVGYLVHCSPRTLGSLPAPGEATSLVIDTHVREDMIRLYGFATEAERDWFRLMQGVQGVGARLALAILGVLSTSALAVAVAGGDKAAVARAPGVGPKLAARIVLELKDKGPGGATDAIVMPDAEPGAPLPRNVEDAVSALVNLGYGRPQAATAVGAAVASLGAEAGTAALIRGGLKALAG, encoded by the coding sequence ATGATCGGCAAGCTGCGCGGCACGGTCGACGGCGTCGGCGTCGAGACGGCGGTGATCGACGTCGGCGGGGTGGGCTACCTCGTGCACTGCTCGCCGCGCACGCTCGGCTCGCTGCCGGCGCCCGGCGAGGCGACGAGCCTCGTCATCGACACCCACGTGCGCGAGGACATGATCCGCCTCTACGGCTTCGCCACCGAGGCCGAGCGCGACTGGTTCCGGCTGATGCAGGGCGTGCAGGGGGTGGGCGCGAGGCTCGCCCTCGCCATCCTCGGCGTGCTGTCGACCTCCGCGCTGGCGGTCGCCGTGGCGGGCGGCGACAAGGCCGCGGTGGCGCGGGCGCCCGGCGTCGGGCCGAAGCTCGCCGCGCGCATCGTGTTGGAGCTGAAGGACAAGGGCCCCGGCGGCGCCACCGACGCCATCGTCATGCCGGACGCCGAGCCCGGCGCGCCGCTGCCGCGCAACGTCGAGGACGCCGTGTCGGCGCTGGTCAACCTCGGCTACGGGCGCCCGCAGGCCGCGACCGCGGTCGGGGCCGCAGTCGCGTCGCTGGGCGCCGAGGCGGGGACGGCGGCCTTGATCCGCGGGGGGCTCAAGGCGCTGGCGGGGTAG
- a CDS encoding YebC/PmpR family DNA-binding transcriptional regulator has product MAGHSQFKNIMHKKGKQDAVRSKLFSKLAREITVAAKLGLPDPAMNARLRSAVIAARQENMPKDNIDRAIKKASGADSENYDEVRYEGYAPGGVAVIIEALTDNRNRTAGEVRSYFTKSGGALAESGAVAFMFDRVGRIEYGRDAGSEDAVMEAAIEAGADDVVTGEESYEVLTSLEALRDVEKALEAKLGAPRRSALVWRPQNSIAVDDEAGEKILKLVGALEDNDDVQNVYANFEVSDALVAKMNA; this is encoded by the coding sequence ATGGCCGGCCATAGCCAGTTCAAGAACATCATGCACAAGAAGGGCAAGCAGGACGCCGTCCGCTCCAAGCTCTTCTCGAAGCTCGCCCGCGAGATCACGGTGGCGGCCAAGCTCGGCCTGCCGGACCCCGCCATGAACGCGCGCCTGCGCTCCGCCGTGATCGCGGCGCGCCAGGAGAACATGCCCAAGGACAACATCGACCGCGCCATCAAGAAGGCGTCCGGCGCCGATTCCGAGAACTACGACGAGGTGCGCTACGAGGGCTACGCGCCGGGCGGCGTCGCCGTGATCATCGAGGCGCTGACCGACAACCGCAACCGCACGGCCGGCGAGGTGCGCTCCTACTTCACCAAGTCGGGCGGCGCGCTAGCGGAGTCGGGCGCCGTGGCGTTCATGTTCGACCGCGTCGGCCGCATCGAATACGGCCGCGACGCGGGCTCCGAGGACGCCGTGATGGAGGCCGCCATCGAGGCCGGCGCCGACGACGTCGTGACGGGCGAGGAGTCCTACGAGGTGCTGACCTCGCTCGAGGCCCTGCGCGACGTCGAGAAGGCGCTGGAAGCCAAGCTCGGCGCGCCGCGGCGCTCGGCGCTGGTGTGGCGCCCGCAGAACTCGATCGCGGTGGACGACGAGGCGGGCGAGAAGATCCTCAAGCTCGTCGGCGCGCTGGAGGACAACGACGACGTCCAGAACGTCTACGCCAACTTCGAGGTGTCGGACGCGCTCGTCGCCAAGATGAACGCTTGA
- a CDS encoding HIT domain-containing protein: MTDFALHSRLAADTLPVCDLSLSRALLMRDARFPWLILVPRRPDLREFTDLPASERATLMEEIAAASRALAAETGAEKMNVGALGNVVSQLHVHVVARFAADAAWPGPVWGSGAALPYAEGAAERLATRLGAALGFR; the protein is encoded by the coding sequence ATGACCGACTTCGCCCTGCACTCCCGCCTCGCGGCGGACACTCTCCCCGTCTGCGATCTGTCGCTCAGCCGCGCCCTGCTGATGCGCGACGCGCGCTTCCCCTGGCTGATCCTGGTGCCGCGCCGGCCCGACCTCCGCGAGTTCACGGACCTGCCCGCCAGCGAGCGCGCGACCCTCATGGAGGAGATCGCCGCCGCCTCGCGCGCCCTCGCGGCCGAGACCGGCGCCGAGAAGATGAATGTCGGCGCGCTCGGCAACGTCGTGTCGCAGTTGCACGTCCACGTCGTGGCGCGCTTCGCGGCGGACGCCGCCTGGCCCGGCCCGGTCTGGGGCAGCGGCGCCGCCCTCCCCTACGCGGAGGGTGCGGCGGAGCGGCTCGCCACCCGGCTCGGGGCCGCGCTCGGCTTTCGCTGA
- a CDS encoding class I SAM-dependent methyltransferase, whose translation MRAEPRGGPKKPLDERLADEARFIKTWFENPVGTGAVSPSGRFLARAMARAVDPELPGPIVELGPGTGPVTDALIARGVDPRRLVLVEYDPHFCKLLQRRYPLATVIQGDAYDLAATLDGVLDEPAATVVSSLPLRNQPERHRLTLLEQAFAVLAPGGSFVQFTYGIASPMPLRSGDHPCFEAAVSPPVWFNLPPARVWVYRAAEAPALIRMRDGSRVKLKLRDGGPKPSLRFKARQARDEIKVHAERVMDGLKQKRRENRRSEPLTAAVPAKARHRPRGRH comes from the coding sequence TTGCGCGCTGAACCTCGGGGCGGTCCCAAGAAGCCGCTGGACGAGCGACTGGCCGACGAGGCCCGTTTCATCAAGACCTGGTTCGAGAACCCCGTGGGCACGGGCGCGGTCTCGCCCTCGGGCCGCTTCCTGGCCCGCGCCATGGCCCGGGCGGTCGATCCGGAGCTTCCCGGCCCCATCGTCGAGCTCGGCCCCGGCACCGGCCCGGTGACGGACGCGCTGATCGCCCGCGGCGTCGACCCCCGGCGGCTGGTGCTGGTCGAATACGACCCTCACTTCTGCAAGCTGCTGCAGCGCCGCTACCCGCTCGCCACCGTGATCCAGGGCGACGCCTACGACCTCGCCGCGACGCTCGACGGCGTGCTGGACGAGCCGGCCGCGACCGTGGTGTCGAGCCTGCCGCTGCGCAACCAGCCGGAGCGCCACCGCCTGACGCTGCTGGAGCAGGCCTTCGCGGTGCTGGCCCCCGGCGGCAGCTTCGTGCAGTTCACCTACGGCATCGCCTCGCCCATGCCGCTGCGCTCGGGCGACCATCCCTGCTTCGAGGCCGCCGTGTCGCCGCCGGTGTGGTTCAACCTGCCGCCCGCGCGCGTCTGGGTATACCGCGCCGCCGAGGCTCCGGCGCTGATCCGCATGCGCGACGGCTCGCGCGTGAAGCTCAAGCTGCGCGACGGCGGGCCCAAGCCGAGCCTCCGCTTCAAGGCGCGGCAGGCGCGCGACGAGATCAAGGTCCACGCCGAGCGCGTGATGGACGGGCTGAAGCAGAAGCGCCGCGAGAACCGCCGCAGCGAGCCCCTGACCGCGGCCGTGCCCGCCAAGGCCCGGCACCGGCCGCGCGGGCGGCACTGA
- a CDS encoding ABC transporter permease, whose product MTADILGTAVPLLSSSLRLSVPLIFACLAGLWSERAGIFDIGLEGKMLIAAFASAAAAYASGSAWIGLGAGIAASLVFALAHGFAAIEARGNQIVSGTAVNLLAAGLTATVGNAWYGQGGRTPQLTVPASRFEGLAWPGAQAVGGVPVVGPIYGDLVSGHDVLTYLALLTVPLTAFVLYRTRFGLRLRATGENPAAVDTAGVSVRGIRYSGVLIAGVLCGFAGTYLSVGQAAGFLTGMTAGKGFIALAALVFAKWRPWPALATCLLFGFLDAAAIRLQGTIVAGIGEVPVQAIQALPYILTVVLLAGFIGRAVPPKAGGIPYTKER is encoded by the coding sequence ATGACGGCCGACATCCTCGGCACCGCCGTCCCGCTCCTGTCGTCGAGCCTGCGGCTGTCCGTGCCGCTGATCTTCGCCTGCCTAGCCGGGCTGTGGTCGGAGCGGGCCGGCATCTTCGACATCGGCCTCGAGGGCAAGATGCTGATCGCGGCCTTCGCCTCGGCGGCCGCCGCCTACGCTTCCGGCAGCGCCTGGATCGGGCTCGGCGCGGGAATCGCGGCGTCGCTGGTCTTCGCGCTGGCGCACGGCTTCGCCGCCATCGAGGCGCGCGGCAACCAGATCGTGTCGGGCACCGCCGTCAACCTGCTGGCGGCGGGCCTCACCGCGACGGTCGGCAACGCCTGGTACGGCCAGGGCGGGCGCACGCCGCAGCTCACCGTACCGGCCTCCCGGTTCGAGGGCCTCGCCTGGCCGGGCGCGCAGGCGGTCGGCGGGGTGCCGGTGGTCGGCCCGATCTACGGCGACCTCGTGTCGGGCCACGACGTCCTCACCTACCTGGCCCTGCTGACGGTGCCGCTGACCGCCTTCGTGCTGTACCGCACGCGCTTCGGCCTGCGCCTGCGCGCCACGGGCGAGAACCCCGCCGCGGTGGACACGGCCGGCGTGTCGGTGCGCGGCATCCGCTACAGCGGGGTCCTCATCGCGGGCGTGCTCTGCGGCTTCGCCGGCACCTACCTGTCGGTCGGGCAGGCGGCGGGCTTCCTCACCGGCATGACGGCCGGCAAGGGCTTCATCGCGCTCGCGGCGCTGGTCTTCGCCAAGTGGCGGCCCTGGCCGGCGCTCGCCACCTGCCTGCTGTTCGGCTTCCTCGACGCCGCCGCGATCCGCCTGCAGGGCACGATCGTGGCCGGCATCGGCGAGGTGCCGGTCCAGGCCATCCAGGCGCTCCCCTACATCCTGACCGTGGTGCTCCTGGCCGGCTTCATCGGCCGCGCCGTGCCGCCGAAGGCGGGCGGGATCCCCTACACGAAGGAGCGGTGA
- the nudC gene encoding NAD(+) diphosphatase, with amino-acid sequence MTPSDFAKSSATLGFAYNALDRLANRRDDDAFQAEAAASPAARTLAVVGEAVVVRHGAEGRSELWFGFDEAATIGYLGQRVFLGVDARGPAFAVQVEAEGEDPLAGRDGLSLFNLRQVAADGSVAATELGALAEGKSMLSWHAGHRFCGRCGGRTASTVSGWKRICPACGAQHFPRTDPVVIMLAVDGDRCLLGRQPRFPAGMYSCLAGFLEPGETIEDAVRREIGEEAGIACGAVTYLGCQPWPFPSSLMIGCLVEAASTEIAVDQDELEDARWFSRDEVRAMLDGRHPDGLTCPMPMAIAHHIVLAWAG; translated from the coding sequence ATGACCCCGTCCGACTTCGCGAAGAGTTCCGCCACGCTCGGCTTCGCCTACAACGCCCTCGACCGCCTCGCGAACCGCCGCGACGACGACGCCTTCCAGGCCGAGGCGGCGGCCTCGCCCGCGGCGCGGACGCTGGCGGTAGTGGGCGAAGCCGTGGTGGTGCGCCACGGTGCCGAGGGCCGGTCGGAGCTGTGGTTCGGCTTCGACGAGGCGGCAACGATCGGCTATCTCGGGCAGCGGGTCTTCCTCGGCGTCGACGCGCGCGGGCCGGCCTTCGCGGTGCAGGTGGAGGCCGAGGGCGAGGACCCGCTGGCGGGGCGGGACGGCTTGAGCCTCTTCAACCTGCGCCAGGTCGCCGCCGACGGCAGCGTGGCGGCGACGGAACTCGGCGCGTTGGCCGAGGGGAAATCCATGCTGTCCTGGCACGCGGGCCACCGCTTCTGCGGGCGTTGCGGGGGCCGGACGGCGAGCACGGTCAGCGGCTGGAAGCGGATCTGCCCGGCCTGCGGGGCGCAGCACTTCCCGCGCACCGACCCGGTCGTCATCATGCTGGCGGTGGACGGGGACCGCTGCCTGCTCGGGCGCCAGCCGCGCTTCCCCGCCGGCATGTATTCCTGCCTCGCGGGTTTCCTCGAGCCGGGCGAGACGATCGAGGACGCGGTGCGGCGCGAGATCGGCGAGGAGGCCGGCATCGCCTGCGGGGCCGTGACCTACCTCGGCTGCCAGCCCTGGCCCTTCCCGTCCTCGCTGATGATCGGATGCCTCGTCGAGGCGGCCTCGACCGAGATCGCGGTCGACCAGGACGAGTTGGAAGACGCGCGCTGGTTTTCCCGCGACGAGGTGCGCGCCATGCTGGACGGGCGCCACCCGGACGGGCTCACCTGCCCGATGCCGATGGCGATCGCGCACCACATCGTGCTGGCCTGGGCGGGATGA
- a CDS encoding transposase: protein MPRGIRGVRSMSTRMTEQDWTHTLAVFRACLPRRGRKATDDRLFLEALHFFSVENVRWRALPERFGLWNSVWKRFDRLSQAGVFEAFFDTLASMSDTAHLVQMFDSTIVRAHVSAAGAKGGSTDKPSVALAAASPRRSMPSPTLPATSSPLI from the coding sequence ATGCCCCGAGGCATTCGGGGGGTGAGATCGATGTCGACGCGAATGACGGAGCAAGACTGGACGCATACACTCGCGGTGTTCCGCGCCTGCCTTCCCCGGCGGGGACGGAAGGCAACAGATGATCGGCTTTTTCTTGAAGCGCTTCATTTTTTCAGCGTCGAAAATGTTCGCTGGCGCGCTTTGCCCGAGCGCTTCGGTTTGTGGAACAGCGTGTGGAAGCGGTTTGATCGGTTAAGCCAGGCCGGCGTGTTCGAAGCCTTCTTCGACACGCTCGCGTCGATGAGCGACACCGCTCATCTCGTTCAGATGTTCGACTCGACTATCGTGCGCGCCCATGTGTCGGCAGCCGGCGCAAAAGGGGGCAGCACGGACAAGCCCTCGGTCGCTCTCGCGGCGGCTTCACCACGAAGATCCATGCCAAGTCCGACGCTTCCGGCGACATCATCGCCTTTGATCTGA
- a CDS encoding 2-hydroxyacid dehydrogenase: MSGRDALLVSVGRSRAEAEPWLASFAARLPHLDVAALGDPVAPERVRYAAAWRHPHGALADLPGLRAVFSLGAGVDHLLADPALPPGVPVARVVDPDLTARMSEWVLLHVLGHHRQARRYRRQQAESRWADDPYQPAARAVRVGVMGLGVLGIDAATKLKVVGFDVAGWSRSPRDVPGIACFAGAEGLDAFLRRTDILVVLLPLTPDTAGMLDAALFAKLARDGRLGGPVLINAGRGGLQREADILRGLDDGTLAAATLDVFEREPLERESPLWRHPAVTVTPHNAALSDPEAVADLIAGQIVALERGEPLRHAVDRARNY; the protein is encoded by the coding sequence GTGAGCGGGCGCGACGCCCTCCTGGTCTCGGTCGGCCGCAGCCGCGCCGAGGCCGAGCCCTGGCTGGCGAGCTTCGCCGCGCGGCTGCCGCACCTCGACGTGGCGGCGCTCGGCGACCCGGTCGCGCCGGAGCGCGTGCGCTACGCCGCGGCGTGGCGCCACCCGCACGGCGCCCTGGCGGATCTTCCTGGCCTGCGGGCCGTCTTCTCGCTCGGTGCCGGCGTCGACCACCTCCTCGCCGACCCCGCGCTGCCGCCGGGCGTGCCCGTCGCCCGCGTCGTCGACCCCGACCTCACCGCCCGGATGAGCGAGTGGGTCCTGCTCCACGTGCTCGGCCACCACCGGCAGGCGCGCCGCTACCGGCGCCAGCAGGCGGAGTCGCGCTGGGCCGACGATCCGTACCAGCCGGCCGCGCGCGCGGTGCGGGTCGGCGTGATGGGCCTCGGCGTGCTCGGGATCGACGCCGCGACCAAGCTGAAGGTCGTCGGCTTCGACGTCGCGGGCTGGAGCCGGAGCCCGCGCGATGTACCGGGGATCGCCTGCTTCGCCGGCGCGGAGGGGCTCGACGCCTTCCTGCGCCGCACCGACATCCTCGTGGTGCTGCTGCCGTTGACGCCCGACACGGCGGGCATGCTCGACGCGGCGCTCTTCGCCAAGCTCGCGCGGGACGGACGGCTCGGCGGCCCGGTGCTGATCAACGCCGGCCGCGGCGGGCTGCAGCGCGAGGCCGACATCCTGCGCGGCCTCGACGACGGCACGCTCGCGGCCGCGACGCTCGACGTCTTCGAGCGCGAGCCGCTGGAGCGCGAGTCGCCGCTGTGGCGCCACCCCGCCGTGACGGTGACGCCCCACAACGCCGCCCTGTCCGACCCCGAGGCCGTCGCCGACCTCATCGCGGGGCAGATCGTGGCTCTGGAGCGGGGCGAGCCGCTGCGGCACGCGGTGGACCGGGCGCGGAACTATTGA
- the ruvC gene encoding crossover junction endodeoxyribonuclease RuvC, producing the protein MATPVRILGIDPGLRHTGWGVITAEGSRLTYVASGAIHTEADTPLSERLRVLHVGLSQVIEAEWPDEAAVEETFVNSDPRGALKLGQARGIAMVVPALAGLPVAEYPNNIVKKAVTGTGHAEKAQVAAMLKVLLPKSHAATPDAADALAVAITHANHRRPASVQAAIIRAVAAGTRAR; encoded by the coding sequence TTGGCGACCCCCGTCCGCATCCTCGGCATCGACCCCGGCCTGCGCCACACCGGCTGGGGCGTGATCACGGCCGAGGGCTCGCGGCTGACCTACGTGGCCTCCGGCGCGATCCACACTGAGGCGGACACGCCCCTGAGCGAGCGCCTGCGCGTGCTGCACGTGGGGCTTTCCCAGGTGATCGAGGCGGAATGGCCCGACGAGGCGGCCGTGGAGGAGACCTTCGTCAACTCCGACCCGCGCGGCGCCCTGAAGCTCGGGCAGGCGCGCGGCATCGCCATGGTGGTGCCGGCGCTGGCCGGCCTGCCGGTGGCGGAATATCCCAACAACATCGTCAAGAAGGCCGTGACCGGCACCGGCCACGCCGAGAAGGCGCAGGTGGCCGCCATGCTGAAGGTGCTGCTGCCGAAGAGCCACGCCGCGACGCCCGACGCCGCCGACGCCCTGGCGGTCGCCATCACCCACGCCAACCACCGCCGGCCCGCCAGCGTGCAGGCCGCGATCATCCGCGCCGTGGCGGCGGGGACGCGCGCGCGATGA